CATTTGACGCATCGCATACTTCAACTCGTCCTTGCGCTGCCAGAAGCGCTGGTGGCCCAATTCCTCCACCTGCGACACCGCAATCCTCCACCCGTTTTCCGCATATTCCTTGCAGTCTCCATTGGCCACTTCCTGCGGGGTGAGGATTTGCAGGGGCGAACCCGCGGTGAAAAAGCCTTCGGAGAATTTTTTAAGATCCGTCTTCGCCAGTCCGCCCAGCCAATCTAACATGTCTTTATCAACACTTGTTGTGGTTGGAGAGGTAAGATTGAGCGTATCGGAAATGATTCCGGCCGAAAGCGCGAGCGCAATGGCCGACTCAGGCGCGAGTCCGTTCTGCCGGAACAATCGCGCCACCAGCGTTGAGGTGGAACCCACGGTGTCGTTGATGTAACGAATCGGCTCGCGGGTCACGAGGTCGCCGCCCAGCCGGTGATGGTCGATGACCTCCAGAATCTCCGCATCTTCCACTCCGGTCACAGCCTGGGAAAATTCATTGTGATCCACCAGAATCAACCGGGTGCGGGGCGGATTGACCAGATCGGATTTTGAAAACACACCCGACATGCGTCCCTTGTCATCCATGACTGGAAAGAGGTCTTGATGCAGCATCTGCACCTTTTCCCTGACTTCCGCGACCAGGGTGTTCTCAGAAAATCGCGCGTATTCAACGCTCACCGCGTCCATGACACCCTGCGCGCATTTGATCAGCAGGGTGGAACTCGCGGTGTCCAGTGGCGAAAGTATCACGCTCACACCCCTGGCTTTGGCCAATTCCAAAAGTTCGGCATCGAGTTCAAAGCCGCCGGTCACCACCAGGCAGCGGACTCCGTATTCAACCGCGGGCTTTTGTACCGTCGGCCGGTTGCCCACCACAAGCAGCACTTGTTCCGGCGGGTGTTCCCGAAGCCGTTCTTCGAAGGACTTCGCGCTCATCGCGCCAACCGACATCAACAGTGTTTGCTTCTTCTTTTCATCCACAACATGCTGGAACCTGCCATGAAAGGCGTTGCAGATATGTTCCAGTGTGGTCGTGATTGCGCGGGCTTCATTGCCCGTGCGTGTTCCAGGCAACAAAAGGTTCAGTGTCATTTGAAAAGAAAGCAGACCGACGACTTCACCGCTGTTGCGCATGACAGGCATGCTCCGCAGGCCGTGCAAGCGCATCCGGTCAAACGCCTGGAGCAAGGACTCCTCCTCGCCTGCGCTCACAACCTCGCGGTGGCAAATCTGGCCCGCGGTCGGGCGCACATCCATCACCAGCTTGGGAGAATCCAGTCCCGCTTGCTCCAAGGCATATAAGGTGCGTGCGTTGGGCTCGCCGCAACGCGCAGCTTCCGCCTGTGGCATTTGGGTGCGGCGCAAGAAATCCGCATACCCAATGGCCGAGCAAATCGAATCCGTGTCCGGATTCTTATGGCCGATGACGTAGGTTGGCATCGGCCATTAATAACCGGTTGTAACAGAGGTGCAACAGGGGAATGACAGAACCTCTGGAATCCGGCACAAGTCGTGCTACTCCTAGACAAGCACTGCATTCCCATGAAACTTCACGTTTTCCAACACATCGAGCACGAAGGCCCTTCCCAGATAGCCACCTGGGCCCGCCGGAAGGGATTTGAAATCAACACAACCCGCTGGTTTGCCGGGGAAAC
The DNA window shown above is from Candidatus Methylacidiphilales bacterium and carries:
- a CDS encoding putative manganese-dependent inorganic diphosphatase is translated as MPTYVIGHKNPDTDSICSAIGYADFLRRTQMPQAEAARCGEPNARTLYALEQAGLDSPKLVMDVRPTAGQICHREVVSAGEEESLLQAFDRMRLHGLRSMPVMRNSGEVVGLLSFQMTLNLLLPGTRTGNEARAITTTLEHICNAFHGRFQHVVDEKKKQTLLMSVGAMSAKSFEERLREHPPEQVLLVVGNRPTVQKPAVEYGVRCLVVTGGFELDAELLELAKARGVSVILSPLDTASSTLLIKCAQGVMDAVSVEYARFSENTLVAEVREKVQMLHQDLFPVMDDKGRMSGVFSKSDLVNPPRTRLILVDHNEFSQAVTGVEDAEILEVIDHHRLGGDLVTREPIRYINDTVGSTSTLVARLFRQNGLAPESAIALALSAGIISDTLNLTSPTTTSVDKDMLDWLGGLAKTDLKKFSEGFFTAGSPLQILTPQEVANGDCKEYAENGWRIAVSQVEELGHQRFWQRKDELKYAMRQMLLDKRLDLACLLITDITVHDSLLLVVGDSQLKSRIEYPQLDADLFELKGVVSRKKQLLPALIRILSHTAKKAE